A genomic segment from Deinococcus humi encodes:
- a CDS encoding PAS domain-containing protein, whose product MSEAASRPPSSLEPRQSLLTGRLRFSLATRIVLAVALLIVLLGIAVTVAVMRGFQETQRHAASLASSGVEHQIEQRLAALTVKEADLSETRLLQAAAATRVVARSWDSLLQRTAAPQGPGLLRTASGASYDGTPSRQADVWIRRGMAQDSGAMRDVRDSQLLDAVLLPLVQETPDTAALYFLSRHNVVRYAPPIGLQGLVSATLEFTRQPIYTRALPTTPGERRTVWSPPYLDDAGHGLLVTASTPAYLKGEFRGIIGADVSLTSLSAHLSSLKPTPGGFVVLLDVQGRVIAAPPRALRVLLGQAAPQSVKARLGLSLFQHPASALRSLRVELTQRQSGVRPLDAHGTPYLLSHAPLQALGWTLIMLSPRDEIVAQHASVVRAITRDADQTLGWTVSALLICFLLGLVVAERLAHAGIIRPISGLTRASRQVTSGNLDVRLPEQAHDEFGILSRTFNTMLATLQQHGRALRRSQDQYELAVRGSNDGLWEWNVAGGDVYYSPRWKGMLGYGSQDLEDHLGTWEGLLHPDDRERVLRHIAQHVEGPGDLLEFEGRLRHRDGTYRWIHSRAATQRDAEGRAVRLAGSHTDITERVEALQLLEQRVVARTRDLEALLAVTRDLTYSASLQDNLDRLAQGVVQATGAVTATVLLADSTGRPSVGGRGALPDHAVTVQEPGEASEAAALQNWEASQGANLPATPTQDSVISVPLVYGGRHLGTLHATYPVEHVLDDTERQLLQGIAGQAAVVVENARLFASARDHAAVEERQKLARDLHDSVSQALYGIALGGRTTLRQLERTPDRAPESVRYMLSLAEAALAEMRALIFELRPESLEQEGLSMALAKLASALQARHGLVVSLDLCEEPALTIDTKVALLRIAQEATHNTVKHASASSIDLHLNCHADRVELVIQDDGEGFDPSQPREGSLGQKTMRERAQAVGATCTVTSERGRGTLVCVRVPST is encoded by the coding sequence TTGAGTGAGGCCGCCTCCCGCCCACCGTCCTCGCTGGAGCCGCGTCAATCCCTGCTGACTGGCCGCCTGCGCTTCTCGCTCGCCACACGAATCGTGCTGGCGGTAGCCCTGCTGATTGTGCTGCTGGGCATCGCGGTGACCGTCGCGGTCATGCGCGGGTTCCAGGAGACCCAGCGCCATGCAGCCAGCCTCGCCAGCAGTGGCGTCGAGCATCAGATCGAGCAGCGCCTGGCCGCCCTGACCGTAAAGGAAGCCGATCTCAGCGAAACCCGGCTGTTGCAGGCGGCGGCTGCAACCCGGGTGGTGGCCCGATCCTGGGACAGCCTGCTGCAGCGCACTGCTGCGCCGCAGGGGCCCGGTCTCCTGCGCACCGCTTCGGGAGCGAGCTATGACGGCACGCCTTCGCGGCAGGCCGATGTCTGGATCCGGCGCGGGATGGCGCAGGACTCCGGAGCGATGCGCGATGTCCGGGACTCTCAGCTGCTGGACGCCGTCCTGCTTCCGCTGGTCCAGGAGACTCCGGACACGGCGGCCCTGTATTTTCTCAGCCGACACAACGTGGTGCGCTACGCCCCGCCCATCGGTCTTCAAGGGCTGGTGTCCGCCACCCTGGAGTTTACCCGGCAGCCCATCTACACCCGGGCGCTGCCCACCACGCCGGGAGAGCGCCGAACTGTGTGGTCTCCGCCCTATCTCGATGACGCCGGACATGGCCTGCTGGTCACGGCCAGTACTCCAGCGTACCTGAAAGGAGAATTCCGCGGCATCATCGGCGCCGACGTTTCCCTGACCTCTCTATCGGCACACCTGAGCAGCCTGAAACCGACTCCCGGCGGGTTCGTGGTGCTGCTCGACGTTCAGGGACGGGTGATTGCCGCACCCCCACGTGCGCTGCGGGTGTTGCTGGGTCAGGCGGCGCCGCAGAGTGTCAAAGCCCGGCTGGGTCTGTCGCTGTTCCAGCACCCCGCCTCGGCGCTGAGATCGCTGCGCGTCGAGCTGACGCAGCGCCAGAGTGGCGTGCGGCCGCTTGACGCCCACGGCACGCCTTACCTGCTGTCCCACGCGCCGCTTCAGGCCCTGGGCTGGACCCTGATCATGCTGTCGCCGCGCGACGAGATCGTGGCGCAGCATGCCAGCGTGGTCCGGGCGATTACCCGGGATGCGGACCAGACCCTGGGCTGGACGGTGAGCGCGCTGCTGATCTGCTTTCTGCTGGGCTTAGTCGTTGCCGAGCGCCTCGCGCATGCCGGGATCATCCGGCCCATTTCCGGGCTGACCCGCGCCTCGAGGCAGGTCACTTCCGGCAACCTGGACGTGCGCTTGCCAGAGCAGGCACACGACGAGTTCGGCATCCTCTCGCGGACCTTCAACACCATGCTGGCCACCCTGCAACAGCACGGACGCGCCTTGCGTCGCAGCCAGGATCAGTACGAACTCGCCGTTCGGGGCTCCAACGATGGCCTGTGGGAATGGAACGTTGCCGGTGGAGACGTGTACTACTCTCCGCGCTGGAAAGGCATGCTGGGCTACGGGTCGCAGGACCTGGAGGACCACCTCGGCACCTGGGAAGGGCTGCTGCACCCCGATGACCGCGAGCGCGTTCTGCGTCATATCGCCCAGCATGTGGAGGGCCCCGGGGACCTGCTGGAATTTGAGGGGCGTCTGCGGCACAGGGACGGCACGTATCGGTGGATTCATTCGCGGGCCGCCACCCAGCGCGATGCGGAAGGTCGGGCCGTGCGGCTGGCCGGATCACACACCGACATCACTGAGCGGGTGGAGGCCTTGCAATTGCTCGAACAGCGCGTCGTGGCCCGCACCCGTGACCTCGAAGCGCTTCTGGCGGTGACCCGGGATCTGACGTACTCCGCGAGTCTTCAGGACAACCTCGACCGCCTCGCGCAGGGAGTGGTGCAGGCCACTGGGGCCGTCACGGCCACGGTCCTGCTGGCGGACTCCACGGGACGGCCCAGTGTCGGTGGACGGGGGGCCTTGCCGGACCACGCGGTGACGGTGCAGGAGCCTGGTGAGGCGTCCGAAGCTGCGGCGCTCCAGAACTGGGAAGCCAGCCAGGGAGCCAACTTGCCAGCCACGCCGACGCAGGACTCGGTCATCAGCGTGCCTTTGGTCTACGGGGGCCGGCATCTGGGGACGCTCCACGCCACCTACCCGGTAGAGCATGTGCTGGACGACACCGAACGGCAACTGCTGCAGGGCATTGCGGGTCAGGCGGCAGTGGTGGTGGAGAATGCCCGCCTGTTCGCCAGCGCCCGGGACCACGCAGCCGTGGAGGAGCGTCAGAAGCTGGCACGCGATCTGCACGACAGCGTCAGTCAGGCGCTGTACGGCATTGCCCTGGGTGGCCGGACAACCCTGCGGCAGCTGGAACGAACGCCCGACCGGGCGCCGGAGTCGGTGCGCTACATGCTTTCGCTGGCCGAAGCGGCCCTCGCGGAAATGCGGGCACTGATTTTCGAGCTGAGACCGGAATCCCTGGAGCAGGAGGGCCTCAGCATGGCCCTGGCGAAACTGGCCTCGGCGTTACAGGCGCGGCACGGTCTGGTGGTCTCGCTGGACCTGTGTGAGGAGCCGGCCCTGACCATCGACACCAAGGTGGCGCTGCTGAGGATCGCCCAGGAGGCAACACACAACACCGTCAAACATGCGTCTGCGTCGAGCATTGATCTTCACCTCAACTGCCATGCGGACCGGGTGGAACTCGTTATCCAGGATGACGGCGAAGGCTTCGATCCGTCTCAGCCGCGCGAAGGCAGCCTGGGCCAGAAGACCATGCGTGAACGCGCCCAGGCCGTGGGGGCGACGTGCACGGTCACCAGCGAGCGGGGCCGGGGCACACTGGTCTGTGTCCGCGTGCCCTCCACCTGA
- a CDS encoding alpha/beta hydrolase, whose translation MRTRLLLPLTAALLMTPALAASRDVTLDVPGARLAATLQTPDGPGHPRPPVALILAGSGPTNRDGDSAAGPAGTYRKLASDLAAHGIASLRPDKRGIGASTAADPREEALTFDDLIADARAWLAWLAAQPDLGPVVVIGHSEGGTVALAVLQKRAGAAPAPAQALVLLAAPGEDIGTTIRRQIAQNPANPPALVQETNRILDALSRGERVTEVLPALAPLFRPSVQPYLISSLKYDPVRMIGAVNVPTLIVQGDRDLQVRPEDARLLAAAQLGARLHLASSVNHVLVPALLDPAANFATYANAELPLERGLVTAIVQFLQQTLR comes from the coding sequence ATGCGTACTCGACTGCTGCTTCCCCTGACCGCTGCCCTTTTGATGACCCCGGCGCTCGCCGCCAGCCGTGACGTGACGCTGGACGTACCGGGGGCCCGACTGGCCGCCACCCTCCAGACGCCTGACGGTCCCGGACACCCACGCCCTCCCGTCGCGCTGATACTTGCCGGAAGCGGTCCCACCAACCGTGATGGAGACAGTGCGGCCGGCCCCGCTGGGACCTACCGCAAACTGGCATCCGACCTCGCCGCACATGGCATTGCGTCCCTGCGGCCCGACAAGCGGGGAATCGGAGCGAGCACCGCGGCTGATCCTCGCGAGGAGGCCCTGACGTTTGACGACCTGATCGCCGACGCCCGCGCCTGGCTGGCGTGGCTCGCGGCGCAGCCCGATCTGGGCCCCGTCGTGGTGATCGGCCACAGTGAGGGCGGGACTGTCGCGCTGGCCGTCCTCCAGAAGAGGGCCGGAGCTGCGCCCGCGCCCGCGCAGGCCCTGGTGCTGCTGGCGGCACCCGGTGAGGACATCGGCACGACCATCCGTCGCCAGATCGCCCAGAATCCGGCCAATCCGCCTGCACTGGTGCAGGAAACAAACCGGATTCTGGATGCCCTGAGCCGGGGTGAGCGGGTCACCGAGGTGCTGCCCGCCCTGGCACCGCTGTTCCGGCCCAGTGTCCAGCCCTACCTGATCAGCAGCCTGAAGTACGACCCGGTCCGGATGATTGGCGCCGTGAACGTCCCCACCCTGATCGTGCAGGGCGACCGCGATCTTCAGGTGCGCCCGGAGGATGCCCGGTTGCTGGCCGCTGCTCAGCTGGGCGCGCGCCTTCACCTTGCAAGTAGCGTCAATCATGTGCTGGTTCCGGCACTGCTGGACCCAGCAGCAAATTTCGCCACGTACGCGAACGCTGAGCTTCCCCTCGAGCGCGGGCTGGTGACGGCGATCGTGCAGTTCTTGCAACAGACGCTGCGCTGA
- a CDS encoding CPBP family intramembrane glutamic endopeptidase produces MTTRPEEPTRRTLSTTWHSWRFVLLVMLALEVLLLLCLGAARFFLPNVPLLALDLPILLLNAVFAAVLLTRLGWWRAAGFQRINRPRNWALMVLPVALLIVPALLVGVDGPPPGKALILLVLILLIAFQEEAMFRGVILHGLAPLGTLQAVMGSALLFGMIHANSLLVGRDPAFVAVQVIASVLGGIGSAALRLRLGSIWPLIALHTLNDFVQFSAAQGLAVQQASPVLLIAKLGIASVMALYGLFLLRGLAIRWWPVQGKGAAAPQ; encoded by the coding sequence ATGACGACCCGTCCAGAAGAACCTACCCGCCGCACCCTGTCCACGACCTGGCATTCCTGGCGTTTTGTCCTGCTTGTGATGCTCGCCCTTGAGGTGTTGCTGCTGCTGTGCCTTGGCGCCGCCCGGTTCTTCCTGCCGAACGTGCCCCTCCTTGCGCTCGACCTGCCGATCCTGCTACTGAATGCCGTCTTCGCTGCGGTTCTCCTCACTCGCCTTGGCTGGTGGCGCGCCGCTGGCTTCCAGAGGATCAACCGTCCCCGCAACTGGGCCCTGATGGTGCTGCCCGTGGCTCTTCTCATTGTTCCTGCGCTGCTCGTCGGGGTCGATGGCCCACCGCCTGGCAAGGCCTTGATTCTGCTCGTTCTGATCCTGTTGATTGCATTTCAGGAGGAAGCGATGTTTCGCGGCGTCATCTTGCATGGCCTGGCCCCACTCGGGACCCTGCAGGCCGTCATGGGATCTGCACTGCTGTTCGGTATGATTCACGCCAACTCGCTGCTGGTAGGGCGGGACCCGGCATTTGTCGCCGTTCAGGTGATTGCGTCGGTGCTGGGTGGAATCGGCTCTGCCGCGCTGCGTCTCCGTCTGGGATCAATCTGGCCGCTCATCGCCCTCCATACACTGAACGACTTTGTCCAGTTCAGCGCGGCGCAGGGACTGGCGGTGCAGCAGGCCTCGCCGGTGTTGTTGATCGCGAAACTTGGCATCGCCTCGGTGATGGCCCTCTACGGCCTGTTCTTGCTTCGCGGTCTGGCCATTCGGTGGTGGCCTGTCCAGGGGAAAGGCGCCGCTGCGCCGCAGTAG
- a CDS encoding sensor domain-containing diguanylate cyclase, whose translation MTMIGAPSAPDEPARLLNLEQYEILDTPSEEGFDRIARLAAHLLRTPLACINFIDGSRQWTKAAYGPGLTSGPRRDSLCAWTILGTVPMVIENTHADPRFAHHPAVVGEPYIHTYAGVPLITPEGHCIGTLCVADHQPHPFIPRELQDLQDLAGLVVNELELRAHSLASDRRQPSPQRRDDELRRGLDQAWVLDGLTGLIGQELSPEDMTLKAADVLGGALNADYIGLLQFKGEELRETVAYHTPQVALALDALSAPLPEWANSVTMTLKDLNQPMYLDDYPLVSGALGAMVAAGVQQIAWLPLGTRNGVTSLLLIMRLQSNPVMRWRGGDQGLLTAAGRCVRAALDRQQELERAHQESRRDALTGILNRRAMYQDLIQRHLNKGPFLLAELDLDGFKLLNDQEGHIQGDKLLQVFARTLKVELGATGEVYRMGGDEFVVLGDTDEETLHDAVDVAVLAARQVGALRGASVGIAYSSEGAGETLLVLAEERLYAVKCRRLAVRQQGVASGLH comes from the coding sequence ATGACCATGATCGGCGCGCCCTCCGCCCCCGACGAGCCCGCCCGTCTCCTGAACCTGGAACAGTACGAGATCCTCGATACACCCTCCGAGGAAGGCTTTGACCGGATCGCCCGCCTGGCAGCCCACCTGCTCCGTACCCCTTTGGCCTGTATCAACTTCATTGACGGGTCCCGCCAGTGGACCAAGGCGGCCTACGGCCCAGGCCTGACTAGCGGCCCGCGCCGCGACTCGCTCTGCGCCTGGACCATTCTCGGGACCGTACCGATGGTGATCGAGAACACCCACGCCGATCCGCGCTTCGCCCACCACCCGGCGGTCGTGGGCGAGCCGTACATCCACACGTACGCCGGGGTCCCCCTGATCACCCCGGAAGGTCACTGCATCGGGACGCTGTGTGTCGCGGACCACCAGCCCCACCCCTTCATTCCGCGTGAGCTGCAGGACTTGCAGGATCTAGCCGGCCTGGTGGTGAACGAACTGGAGCTGCGGGCTCACAGTCTGGCATCAGACCGCAGACAGCCCTCCCCACAGCGCCGCGACGATGAGCTGCGGCGTGGGCTGGACCAGGCGTGGGTGCTCGACGGCCTGACGGGTCTGATAGGCCAGGAGCTGAGCCCCGAGGACATGACCCTGAAGGCCGCTGACGTGCTGGGCGGGGCACTGAACGCCGACTACATTGGCCTGCTGCAGTTCAAGGGAGAGGAGCTGAGGGAGACGGTGGCGTACCACACACCACAGGTGGCCCTGGCCCTGGACGCTCTGTCCGCCCCGCTGCCCGAGTGGGCCAACTCGGTCACGATGACCTTGAAAGATCTGAACCAGCCCATGTATCTCGACGACTATCCACTCGTCTCCGGCGCGCTAGGCGCGATGGTGGCCGCCGGGGTCCAGCAGATCGCCTGGCTACCACTGGGAACGCGCAACGGGGTCACCTCCTTGCTGCTGATCATGCGGCTCCAGAGCAATCCAGTGATGCGCTGGCGGGGCGGTGACCAGGGCCTGCTGACGGCGGCGGGACGCTGTGTGCGCGCCGCCCTCGACCGGCAACAGGAACTTGAGCGGGCACACCAGGAATCCCGGCGCGACGCGTTGACCGGGATTCTCAACCGCCGGGCGATGTACCAGGACCTGATCCAGCGGCATCTGAACAAGGGTCCTTTTCTGCTGGCGGAACTGGATCTGGACGGCTTCAAGTTGCTCAATGATCAGGAAGGCCATATCCAGGGCGACAAGCTGTTGCAGGTATTCGCCCGCACGTTGAAAGTGGAACTGGGCGCGACGGGGGAGGTCTACCGCATGGGCGGTGACGAATTCGTGGTGCTGGGGGACACCGACGAGGAGACACTCCACGACGCGGTAGACGTCGCGGTGCTGGCCGCACGGCAGGTGGGCGCGCTGCGCGGGGCCAGCGTGGGGATCGCGTACAGCAGCGAGGGTGCAGGAGAGACCCTCCTGGTTCTGGCGGAAGAACGTCTGTACGCAGTGAAATGCCGGCGACTGGCGGTGCGCCAGCAGGGTGTCGCGTCAGGGCTGCACTGA
- a CDS encoding LLM class flavin-dependent oxidoreductase — translation MTSSPLPLSVLDLVPIPSGSDATEALRESLRLAQHAEDLDYQRYWVAEHHNMGAVASSVPLAVLAAASQVTQRIRLGSGGVMLPNHAPLAVAEGYRLLSALAPDRVDLGLGRAPGTDGRTARALRGASGLLEEPFERQLAELIAFGTGQFPAGHAFAGTVAAPAGDGLFPPLWLLSSSGYGAHVAARIGAGLAFAWHINPDTAQAAAAAQAYRAAFQPSAAFQQPHVIVAANVICAPTRAEAEELGLSAGLMFLRLTRGEVASFPSVQEARDYPYTPQERAVAEASRARIVAGDPAEVAARLQRLAREVGADELILTTMTHDPAARRRSYALVMEAMREGVAVAAD, via the coding sequence ATGACCTCGTCTCCCCTGCCCCTGTCTGTGCTGGATCTGGTACCGATTCCCTCCGGCTCGGACGCCACCGAAGCGCTGCGTGAATCCCTGCGGCTGGCGCAACACGCCGAGGACCTTGATTATCAAAGGTACTGGGTGGCCGAACACCACAACATGGGCGCGGTGGCGTCCAGTGTGCCGCTGGCGGTGCTGGCGGCGGCCTCGCAGGTCACCCAGCGGATCCGCCTGGGTTCCGGCGGCGTGATGTTGCCCAACCACGCGCCGCTGGCTGTGGCCGAGGGCTACCGTCTGCTCTCGGCGCTGGCCCCGGACCGCGTGGACCTGGGCCTGGGCCGTGCGCCGGGTACGGACGGGCGCACCGCCAGAGCGCTCCGGGGCGCGTCCGGCCTGCTGGAAGAGCCGTTCGAGCGGCAGCTGGCCGAGCTGATCGCCTTTGGCACCGGCCAGTTCCCAGCGGGCCATGCCTTTGCCGGAACGGTGGCTGCCCCGGCAGGCGACGGGCTGTTTCCGCCGCTGTGGCTGCTGTCCAGCAGCGGTTACGGCGCGCATGTCGCCGCCCGCATCGGCGCAGGGCTGGCCTTCGCGTGGCACATCAACCCCGATACGGCGCAGGCGGCGGCGGCGGCCCAGGCATACCGGGCAGCGTTCCAGCCGTCGGCGGCATTCCAGCAACCACACGTGATTGTCGCCGCCAACGTGATCTGCGCCCCCACCCGGGCGGAGGCCGAGGAACTGGGGCTGTCCGCAGGGCTGATGTTCCTGCGCCTGACCCGCGGCGAGGTGGCCTCCTTCCCCAGCGTGCAGGAGGCCCGCGACTACCCCTACACGCCACAGGAACGTGCAGTGGCCGAGGCGTCCCGTGCCCGCATTGTCGCGGGCGATCCAGCCGAGGTAGCCGCCCGCCTGCAGCGGCTGGCCCGCGAAGTCGGGGCCGACGAGCTGATCCTGACCACCATGACTCACGATCCGGCGGCCCGGCGGCGCTCCTACGCGCTGGTCATGGAGGCGATGCGCGAGGGGGTGGCGGTGGCGGCAGACTGA
- the glcF gene encoding glycolate oxidase subunit GlcF, with the protein MNNDIPVRELGPQGEVMAHAVDACVHCGFCLPACPTYALLGDEMDSPRGRIVLMKEVLEGGLDLLDAVPHLDRCLGCQACVTACPSGVPYGELITSFRGWSEPQRQRSAFDRTKRYAILKALPAPKLFSLAARVGQYAKPLAPTLPAALRGPLDLLPEHVPAMQPSPGVTPARGQRRGRVALLIGCAQQALAPNFNAATLRVLARNGIEVVVPEGQGCCGAAALHTGARDEALRLVRANLDAFNPDDYDAILSNAAGCGAGLKEYPVILHGLHDGERARAFAAKVQDISEYLSGLARDGGLEPFMPTAQPLKVAYHDACHLAHAQGVRAAPRELLRMIPGVSVVEIPEGDLCCGSAGTYNLEQPELAGQLGARKAGHILSTAPDLIASGNIGCHTQIQSHVRRAGSAVPVMHTVEVLDRAYWGDL; encoded by the coding sequence GTGAACAACGATATCCCCGTGCGCGAGCTGGGACCGCAGGGCGAGGTAATGGCGCACGCCGTGGACGCCTGCGTGCACTGCGGCTTTTGCCTGCCCGCTTGCCCCACCTACGCGTTGCTGGGCGACGAGATGGACAGCCCGCGCGGACGCATCGTGCTGATGAAAGAGGTGCTGGAGGGTGGCCTGGACCTGCTGGACGCCGTCCCCCACCTAGACCGCTGCCTGGGCTGTCAGGCCTGCGTGACCGCCTGTCCCAGTGGGGTGCCCTACGGCGAACTGATCACCAGCTTTCGCGGCTGGAGCGAACCGCAGCGCCAGCGTTCGGCGTTTGACAGGACCAAGCGCTACGCCATCCTGAAAGCCCTGCCTGCACCGAAACTGTTCAGCCTCGCCGCCCGCGTTGGCCAGTACGCCAAGCCGCTGGCGCCCACGCTGCCTGCCGCGTTGCGTGGCCCGCTGGATCTGCTGCCCGAGCATGTTCCGGCCATGCAACCCAGCCCGGGGGTCACGCCTGCGCGGGGGCAGCGCCGGGGCCGGGTGGCCCTGCTGATCGGCTGCGCCCAGCAGGCCCTCGCACCCAATTTCAACGCCGCCACCCTACGTGTGCTGGCGCGCAACGGCATCGAGGTCGTCGTGCCTGAAGGTCAGGGCTGCTGCGGGGCCGCCGCGCTGCACACCGGGGCGCGGGACGAGGCCCTGCGGCTGGTCCGTGCCAATCTGGACGCCTTCAACCCCGACGACTACGACGCCATCCTCTCCAATGCGGCGGGCTGTGGAGCGGGCCTCAAGGAATACCCGGTGATTCTGCACGGTCTTCATGACGGGGAACGGGCCAGGGCTTTTGCTGCCAAGGTGCAGGACATCAGCGAGTATCTCTCCGGGCTGGCGCGGGACGGCGGGCTGGAGCCGTTCATGCCCACTGCCCAGCCCCTCAAGGTCGCGTACCACGACGCCTGCCACCTGGCCCACGCGCAGGGGGTTCGCGCCGCGCCGCGCGAACTGCTGCGCATGATCCCGGGCGTAAGCGTCGTCGAGATTCCCGAGGGTGACCTGTGCTGTGGCTCGGCAGGCACCTACAACCTTGAACAGCCCGAGCTGGCTGGGCAACTCGGCGCGCGCAAGGCCGGGCACATCCTGTCCACTGCGCCAGATCTGATCGCCAGCGGCAACATCGGCTGCCACACCCAGATTCAGAGCCATGTGCGCCGAGCGGGCAGCGCCGTACCAGTGATGCACACGGTGGAAGTGCTGGACCGGGCGTACTGGGGAGACTTGTGA
- a CDS encoding FAD-binding oxidoreductase, producing MTTEKLALTTTSPARKPRSEGGAGNPLAAELTRLLGPKKVLSNLSERLSYRFDAIQFGVTPLAVVLPESTEDVIVTVKAARRAGVSIVGRGAASGLSGGAAPMQPGVVISFTRLTRLDIFPERREAVAQPGVITLAVTEAARPHGLIYPPDPASFRTSTIGGNLGENAGGPLCFKYGVTGDYVTALDFVDAEGELHTLGRDAYDLAGLLIGSEGTLGLITSATLRLTPPPRFTRTLMAHFDEVGQAAEAVSAAIAAGAVPAKLEFMDGACTNAVEDYLQLGLPREAGAVLLVDTDGDDLETVEEERALVEAACLDAGGQVRRAEGEAEAAALWQARRSVSPALGRIRPQRMNEDIVVPRSVLPEVVRQIRALGDASGLKLVQFGHIGDGNLHPNILFDPRQESSEAVHRLAHQIALVAIRHGGVLSGEHGIGTMKRDFMRDAVDPETMTALWNVKRALDPAVALNPGKILPEQTDA from the coding sequence ATGACCACCGAAAAGCTGGCCCTGACCACCACCTCACCTGCCCGCAAACCCCGCTCAGAGGGCGGGGCCGGCAACCCGCTGGCCGCCGAGCTGACGCGCCTGCTGGGCCCAAAGAAGGTGCTGTCCAACCTCTCCGAGCGCCTGAGCTACCGTTTCGACGCGATCCAGTTCGGCGTGACCCCGCTGGCGGTCGTGTTGCCGGAAAGCACTGAGGATGTGATCGTTACCGTGAAAGCGGCGCGGCGGGCGGGGGTGAGCATCGTGGGGCGCGGCGCGGCAAGTGGCCTGAGCGGCGGCGCGGCCCCGATGCAGCCCGGTGTGGTCATCTCCTTTACCCGCCTGACCCGGTTGGACATCTTCCCCGAACGGCGCGAGGCGGTGGCCCAGCCGGGTGTGATCACGCTGGCGGTGACCGAGGCCGCCAGACCCCACGGACTGATCTACCCGCCTGACCCGGCGTCTTTCCGCACCAGCACCATCGGCGGGAACCTGGGCGAGAACGCAGGCGGCCCGCTGTGTTTCAAGTACGGCGTGACCGGCGATTACGTGACCGCGCTGGACTTCGTGGACGCGGAGGGGGAACTGCACACCCTGGGGCGTGACGCCTACGATCTGGCGGGTCTGCTGATCGGCTCGGAGGGCACGCTGGGCCTGATCACGTCTGCCACGTTGCGCCTGACGCCGCCGCCCAGGTTCACACGCACGCTGATGGCCCACTTCGACGAGGTCGGACAGGCTGCCGAGGCCGTCAGCGCCGCCATTGCCGCCGGGGCCGTGCCAGCAAAGCTGGAGTTCATGGACGGGGCGTGTACCAACGCCGTCGAGGATTACCTGCAGCTGGGCCTGCCGCGCGAAGCGGGGGCCGTGCTGCTGGTGGACACCGACGGCGACGATCTGGAGACCGTGGAGGAGGAACGCGCTCTGGTGGAAGCCGCCTGCCTGGACGCCGGGGGGCAGGTCCGCCGGGCCGAGGGGGAGGCCGAGGCTGCGGCGCTGTGGCAGGCCCGCCGCAGCGTCTCGCCCGCGCTGGGGCGCATCCGCCCGCAGCGCATGAACGAGGACATCGTGGTGCCGCGAAGCGTGCTGCCCGAGGTGGTGCGCCAGATTCGCGCGTTGGGCGACGCTTCTGGTCTCAAATTGGTGCAGTTCGGGCACATCGGGGACGGCAACCTGCATCCCAACATCCTGTTCGATCCGCGCCAGGAGTCCAGCGAGGCCGTTCACCGGCTGGCACATCAAATTGCCCTGGTGGCGATTCGGCACGGCGGTGTCCTGAGCGGCGAACACGGCATCGGCACCATGAAACGCGACTTCATGCGCGACGCGGTGGACCCTGAGACCATGACTGCCCTGTGGAATGTCAAACGTGCCCTTGACCCCGCAGTTGCCCTGAATCCGGGCAAAATTCTGCCGGAGCAAACCGATGCCTGA
- a CDS encoding DUF5639 domain-containing protein codes for MPETRMDLSSGDQTLTVSGDTRLLEVYAALPPGLYPPFPPVELPGGVAGLVSRGGFGQTFFFGAEVLGVTFRAPSGRVVRAGGRTVKNVQGYDLTRPFVGSFGALGEALEVTLRLRPGLVARHVSAPGSLDDLPELSARFAWEVDGTLHLMHFGHARQVERALAVLSGAVEGQGPLDLTPAFPNGMGVGAGGGVRDRRFGWVDGGAVPPVPELFARVAASL; via the coding sequence ATGCCTGAGACCAGAATGGACCTGTCTTCCGGCGATCAGACCCTGACCGTCTCTGGCGATACCCGCCTGCTGGAGGTCTATGCGGCGCTGCCCCCCGGCCTCTACCCGCCGTTTCCCCCGGTAGAACTGCCCGGCGGCGTGGCGGGTCTGGTCTCGCGTGGCGGCTTCGGGCAGACCTTCTTCTTCGGCGCGGAGGTGCTGGGTGTGACGTTCCGCGCCCCATCCGGGCGGGTGGTGCGGGCGGGTGGGCGAACGGTCAAGAATGTGCAGGGCTATGACCTGACCCGTCCCTTCGTGGGCAGTTTCGGTGCGCTGGGCGAGGCGCTGGAGGTCACGCTGCGCCTGCGCCCCGGCCTTGTCGCCCGCCATGTCTCGGCCCCCGGCTCGCTGGACGATCTGCCGGAACTGTCGGCCCGCTTTGCCTGGGAAGTGGACGGCACCCTTCACCTGATGCACTTCGGACACGCACGGCAGGTGGAACGCGCGCTGGCGGTGTTGTCCGGTGCGGTGGAGGGACAGGGACCGCTCGATTTGACCCCTGCATTTCCGAATGGCATGGGCGTGGGTGCGGGTGGAGGCGTCCGGGATCGCCGTTTCGGCTGGGTGGACGGCGGGGCCGTTCCGCCGGTGCCAGAGCTGTTCGCCCGGGTGGCGGCAAGTCTGTAG